A single region of the Bacteroidota bacterium genome encodes:
- a CDS encoding OsmC family protein yields the protein MEKYRTIYSDGLRTQITHLRSGATIITDAPVDNHGKGESFSPTDMMTASLASCMLTMIGIAAQNNGFSIDGAVAESEKVMGTDPRRVIEINISISFPAHSYSEKEKRLIEHTAHHCPVSKSLHPDLKKTITFNY from the coding sequence ATGGAAAAATACAGAACGATTTATTCGGACGGACTCCGCACTCAGATTACCCACCTCCGATCGGGTGCAACCATCATTACCGATGCGCCGGTTGATAACCATGGCAAAGGCGAATCGTTTTCGCCAACAGATATGATGACGGCTTCGCTGGCCAGTTGTATGCTTACGATGATTGGGATTGCCGCACAAAATAACGGGTTCAGTATTGACGGCGCTGTTGCCGAATCGGAAAAAGTAATGGGAACGGATCCACGGCGCGTGATTGAAATCAATATTTCGATTTCATTTCCCGCTCATTCATATTCTGAGAAGGAAAAGAGGCTGATAGAACATACCGCCCATCATTGCCCGGTATCAAAAAGCCTTCATCCCGACCTTAAAAAGACCATTACGTTTAATTATTAA
- the atpD gene encoding F0F1 ATP synthase subunit beta yields MCAKSVGKISQIIGAVVDVTFDQDGTLPNIYDALEVRRDNGDSLILECQQDIGENTVRAIAMDSTDGLRRGMDVISTGSQISMPVGEHIRGRLFNVIGDSIDGIGPVNKDKSYVIHRDPPKFENLTTQKEVLFTGIKVIDLIEPYAKGGKIGLFGGAGVGKTVIIMELINNIAKKYAGMSVFGGVGERTREGNDLLREMIESGVIRYGEAFKEDMEKGGWDLSLVDPKELAQSQATLVFGQMNEPPGARARVALSGLTLAEYFRDGDEKSGGRDILFFIDNIFRFTQAGSEVSALLGRMPSAVGYQPTLATEMGIMQERITSTKRGSITSVQAVYVPADDLTDPAPATTFAHLDATTVLDRKISELGIYPAVNPLDSTSRILTPEIVGEDHYNTAQRVKYILQRYKELQDIIAILGMDELSEEDKLIVSRARRVQRFLSQPFFVATQFTNIEGKFVSIEDTIKGFKMILDGEVDEYPEMAFSMVGTIEEAIEKGKKMMEEAKN; encoded by the coding sequence ATGTGTGCTAAAAGTGTTGGAAAAATTTCTCAGATTATCGGAGCAGTAGTTGACGTTACCTTCGATCAGGACGGTACGCTTCCTAATATATATGATGCACTGGAGGTTCGGAGAGATAACGGCGATTCGTTGATTCTCGAATGTCAGCAGGATATTGGCGAGAACACGGTTCGGGCAATTGCAATGGATTCTACCGACGGTTTGCGTCGCGGAATGGATGTAATTTCAACAGGTTCACAAATCTCAATGCCGGTTGGCGAGCATATTCGCGGAAGACTGTTCAATGTTATTGGTGATTCTATTGACGGCATTGGTCCGGTTAACAAAGATAAATCATACGTTATCCATCGCGATCCGCCTAAATTCGAAAATCTTACTACTCAAAAAGAAGTGCTTTTCACCGGTATCAAGGTAATTGACCTTATTGAACCTTATGCCAAAGGCGGAAAGATCGGATTGTTTGGTGGTGCCGGCGTTGGTAAAACGGTTATCATCATGGAGCTTATCAACAACATTGCTAAAAAATATGCCGGGATGTCGGTGTTTGGTGGTGTTGGTGAGCGTACCCGCGAAGGAAACGACCTTTTGCGAGAAATGATAGAATCGGGCGTTATCCGCTATGGCGAAGCTTTCAAAGAAGATATGGAAAAGGGCGGATGGGACCTCTCACTCGTTGATCCTAAAGAATTGGCACAATCGCAGGCAACCCTGGTGTTCGGACAAATGAACGAACCTCCCGGAGCACGTGCACGCGTTGCCCTGTCAGGCTTAACACTTGCCGAATATTTCCGCGATGGTGATGAAAAATCAGGTGGTCGCGATATTTTATTTTTCATTGATAATATTTTCCGTTTCACACAGGCAGGTTCAGAAGTATCGGCATTGCTCGGTCGTATGCCTTCAGCTGTAGGGTATCAGCCTACACTGGCTACAGAAATGGGCATCATGCAGGAGCGTATCACTTCAACCAAACGCGGTTCAATCACTTCCGTTCAGGCGGTGTATGTACCTGCCGATGACCTTACGGATCCGGCACCTGCAACAACATTTGCCCATCTTGATGCTACCACTGTTCTCGACCGCAAGATTTCAGAACTTGGTATTTATCCGGCTGTGAATCCTCTCGATTCAACATCGCGTATCCTTACTCCCGAGATTGTCGGCGAAGATCATTACAATACAGCACAACGGGTAAAATATATTCTGCAGCGTTACAAAGAATTGCAGGACATCATCGCGATTCTGGGTATGGATGAGCTTTCGGAAGAAGACAAACTTATTGTTTCGCGTGCACGACGCGTTCAGCGCTTCCTCTCACAGCCGTTCTTTGTTGCAACACAATTCACCAATATTGAAGGTAAATTTGTTTCCATCGAAGATACCATCAAAGGATTTAAAATGATTCTCGACGGTGAAGTGGACGAATACCCCGAAATGGCATTCAGCATGGTAGGAACCATAGAAGAAGCTATTGAAAAGGGAAAGAAAATGATGGAAGAAGCAAAGAACTAA
- a CDS encoding bifunctional riboflavin kinase/FAD synthetase — MNIITDVSSFDCSQRTIATTGTFDGVHAGHRAIIRRMTEIAKRENSKSVIVTFDPHPRQVLDPGNKDLKFITSLSEKKELIAALGVDCMLILPFTREFSAMPYDVFVKSILVEKLKTQKMVVGYDHNFGNRRTGNYQLLFELGARLGFDVEEVQPQLVNGIAVSSTKIRAALALGDIATANRYLGYNFMFSGSVIHGNHMGNKIGYPTANVFPNEADKLIPANGVYAVRIKYNQQWLDGMCNIGVKPTFGIHERGVEVNIFDFNSDIYGENVSVHFVSRLRDELKFADVSELTAQLGKDKIETILKLKG, encoded by the coding sequence GTGAATATTATTACGGATGTGTCATCATTTGATTGTTCGCAGCGAACAATAGCTACCACCGGCACTTTTGACGGGGTACATGCAGGGCATCGGGCTATTATAAGGCGAATGACGGAAATTGCGAAAAGAGAAAACAGCAAATCTGTAATTGTAACATTCGACCCTCATCCAAGGCAGGTGCTTGACCCGGGCAATAAAGACCTTAAATTTATTACATCACTGAGCGAAAAAAAGGAACTTATTGCGGCATTGGGCGTTGATTGCATGCTGATTTTGCCGTTTACACGTGAATTTTCTGCAATGCCGTATGATGTATTCGTAAAGAGCATTCTTGTCGAGAAGCTGAAAACACAAAAAATGGTCGTTGGTTATGATCATAATTTTGGGAATCGGCGCACTGGCAATTATCAGTTGTTATTTGAATTGGGCGCACGGCTTGGGTTTGATGTTGAAGAAGTACAGCCTCAGCTGGTAAACGGTATTGCTGTGAGTTCTACGAAAATCAGAGCTGCTCTGGCGCTTGGTGATATTGCAACGGCCAACAGGTATCTGGGATACAATTTTATGTTCAGCGGAAGCGTTATTCACGGAAACCATATGGGGAACAAAATTGGATATCCTACAGCCAATGTGTTTCCAAACGAAGCGGATAAACTTATTCCGGCCAACGGTGTTTATGCGGTAAGAATAAAATACAACCAACAATGGCTTGATGGAATGTGTAATATTGGCGTGAAGCCTACGTTTGGCATTCATGAACGGGGAGTTGAAGTGAACATCTTCGATTTTAATTCCGATATTTACGGTGAAAATGTGAGTGTGCATTTTGTGAGTCGGTTGCGCGATGAACTAAAATTCGCTGATGTGAGCGAGCTTACGGCACAACTGGGAAAAGATAAAATTGAAACAATTTTAAAACTCAAGGGATGA
- a CDS encoding response regulator transcription factor, which produces MSNPKAKILLVEDDPNLSLVLKDYLEILLYETILCSDGEEAIDAFRNDFFDLCILDVMLPKKDGFTLAKEIRKSNKEVPIIFLTAKVMKEDRIKGFQLGADDYITKPFSTEELSLRIEAILRRSKKRSYFPVVETSEVYEIGKYSFDYTNMVMKGPETEQYLTRKEADLLKLLCINKNKLVHREIALKSIWGGSDYFTGRSMDVFITRLRKYLKEDPEIAITNVHGTGFKLEVKEEKTV; this is translated from the coding sequence ATGAGCAATCCAAAAGCAAAGATTCTGCTTGTAGAAGATGATCCCAACCTGAGTCTGGTTTTAAAAGATTATCTTGAAATATTGCTGTATGAAACAATTCTCTGTTCCGATGGAGAAGAAGCGATAGATGCATTCCGCAACGACTTTTTTGACCTGTGTATTCTTGATGTTATGCTGCCGAAGAAAGACGGATTTACACTGGCCAAAGAAATACGGAAATCGAATAAAGAGGTGCCCATCATCTTTCTGACAGCCAAAGTGATGAAAGAAGACCGCATCAAAGGATTTCAGCTTGGCGCCGACGATTATATCACCAAGCCTTTCAGCACCGAAGAACTCAGTTTACGCATCGAGGCAATATTGAGACGTTCGAAAAAAAGATCGTATTTTCCTGTTGTTGAAACAAGTGAAGTGTATGAAATCGGAAAATACAGTTTCGATTATACAAACATGGTGATGAAAGGTCCTGAAACGGAACAATACCTCACACGTAAAGAAGCCGATCTTCTGAAACTCCTTTGTATCAATAAAAACAAACTGGTACACCGCGAAATAGCACTCAAATCTATCTGGGGCGGCAGCGATTATTTTACAGGCAGGAGTATGGACGTGTTTATTACACGCCTTCGTAAATATCTTAAAGAAGACCCTGAAATTGCCATTACCAATGTTCACGGTACCGGTTTCAAACTTGAAGTAAAGGAAGAAAAAACAGTGTAA
- the atpC gene encoding ATP synthase F1 subunit epsilon produces the protein MFLEIITPDATIFAGEASLIQLPGKDGSFEILNNHAPLVSVLKKGKVRIVNSEKKSEFFEIKGGVIEVLKNKIIVLAE, from the coding sequence ATGTTTCTTGAAATCATAACACCCGATGCTACTATTTTTGCCGGAGAAGCAAGCCTCATACAGCTTCCCGGCAAAGATGGCTCATTTGAAATACTTAATAATCATGCACCTCTGGTTTCCGTTCTGAAAAAAGGAAAGGTCAGGATAGTGAACAGCGAAAAAAAATCGGAATTTTTTGAGATCAAAGGCGGCGTGATTGAAGTGCTGAAAAACAAAATCATTGTTTTGGCAGAATAA
- a CDS encoding tRNA threonylcarbamoyladenosine dehydratase: MSHPEWLSRSELLLGNNGLDKLKAAHVLVIGLGGVGGAAAEMLCRAGIGQLTLVDKDTIHESNRNRQLPALISTDGFRKTDVVAQRLRDINPEVQLTLICEDARDERMIEILSQPYDYVVDAIDTLSPKIYLIYHGLQLGRRIVSSMGSGGRTDPTMVSVADISETHTCAFAFDIRKRLRRLGVENGVKVVFSPEKVSKSAILHHEGEKNKKSIVGTVSYMPVVFGCHCASVVIRDIAEL, encoded by the coding sequence ATGTCGCATCCCGAATGGCTTTCGCGCTCTGAATTGCTGCTTGGCAACAATGGACTTGACAAACTGAAGGCGGCCCATGTTCTGGTAATCGGTCTTGGGGGTGTTGGAGGTGCTGCCGCAGAAATGCTGTGCAGAGCAGGTATCGGTCAATTGACGCTGGTTGATAAAGATACCATTCACGAAAGTAACCGAAACAGGCAGTTGCCAGCATTGATAAGTACCGACGGCTTCAGGAAAACAGACGTAGTGGCACAACGGTTACGCGATATCAATCCTGAAGTACAGCTCACGCTTATTTGCGAAGATGCCCGCGATGAGCGCATGATAGAAATTTTGTCTCAGCCCTATGATTATGTTGTGGATGCCATTGATACCTTATCTCCCAAAATATATCTGATTTACCACGGACTGCAGCTCGGCCGTCGAATTGTGAGTTCTATGGGCAGCGGTGGGCGTACCGACCCGACAATGGTAAGTGTTGCCGATATCTCCGAAACGCATACCTGCGCTTTTGCTTTTGACATTCGGAAGCGGCTGCGTCGTTTAGGTGTTGAAAATGGCGTGAAAGTGGTTTTCTCTCCTGAAAAAGTGAGTAAATCGGCCATTCTTCATCACGAAGGGGAGAAAAACAAGAAATCTATTGTCGGCACGGTTTCTTATATGCCCGTTGTTTTTGGGTGTCATTGCGCCTCGGTCGTGATAAGAGATATTGCTGAATTGTAA
- a CDS encoding HAMP domain-containing sensor histidine kinase, whose protein sequence is MKKRLVTGIVIITMISLLGIAITQILWVKRAIRLRTEQFDDMVNFGLLNVVDQVKDAHRDSLLKISPDYKSIDPTVIDSTLKSSLSHGIDTLLHAEFGCLRINEEFSYGVYDSLEQKILYGKYDTKYTAAILHSPHKVDLNIFFRDHKHFLSIFFPEQNRLIIRRMDLWILILSGVFLLIVIISFLVIIIAIQRQKKLSEMKNDFVNNMTHEFKTPISTISVSSEMLMKPAVFESPEKTLRYANIIFDENLRLRNQVEQALQISLLEKKEFRLKKAVVDVHKIIENNIDLFNLILQEKGGRMNCSLQAQKFVIEADEVHFINIISNLLDNAIKYSPESPTINISTQNNNKGIIIRISDNGIGIKSEDQKHLFKKFYRVHTGNIHDVKGFGLGLFYVKTVVDAHHGYIRLIRSELKKGSEFELFFPFNLNTK, encoded by the coding sequence ATGAAGAAACGGCTGGTCACAGGCATTGTAATAATCACAATGATTTCGCTTCTGGGAATTGCAATAACGCAGATTCTTTGGGTAAAACGAGCCATTCGCCTTCGTACCGAGCAGTTCGACGATATGGTTAATTTTGGTCTGCTGAACGTTGTTGATCAGGTTAAAGATGCGCATCGCGATTCACTTCTTAAGATTAGCCCTGACTATAAATCAATTGACCCGACGGTAATCGATTCTACCCTGAAGTCAAGCCTGTCTCATGGAATCGACACGCTGCTGCATGCGGAATTCGGCTGTCTTAGAATAAATGAAGAATTCTCTTATGGAGTTTACGACAGCCTGGAGCAGAAAATCCTATACGGAAAGTATGACACAAAATACACCGCCGCGATTCTCCACAGTCCGCATAAAGTAGATCTGAATATATTTTTCAGAGATCACAAACATTTTCTTTCCATCTTTTTTCCTGAACAAAACAGGCTTATAATCAGAAGAATGGATCTATGGATACTGATATTGTCCGGGGTATTTCTTTTGATAGTAATTATTAGTTTTCTGGTGATAATCATTGCCATACAACGGCAGAAGAAACTGTCGGAGATGAAAAATGACTTCGTGAATAATATGACGCACGAATTTAAGACGCCGATATCAACAATTTCCGTATCTTCGGAGATGCTTATGAAGCCTGCAGTATTTGAATCGCCGGAAAAAACCCTGCGTTACGCAAATATCATCTTTGACGAAAATCTTCGCCTAAGGAATCAGGTGGAACAGGCCCTGCAGATATCTTTGCTTGAGAAAAAAGAATTCCGCCTGAAAAAGGCAGTTGTTGACGTTCATAAAATAATTGAAAATAATATTGACCTTTTTAATCTGATACTTCAGGAAAAAGGCGGACGCATGAATTGCTCGCTTCAGGCTCAGAAATTTGTAATCGAAGCAGATGAAGTTCATTTTATCAATATTATTTCCAACCTGCTTGATAATGCCATCAAGTATTCGCCTGAATCGCCCACTATTAATATTTCAACGCAAAATAATAATAAGGGCATTATTATCCGGATTTCTGATAACGGAATAGGCATCAAATCTGAAGATCAGAAGCACCTTTTTAAAAAATTCTACCGCGTTCATACCGGAAACATACATGACGTTAAAGGTTTTGGACTCGGGCTGTTTTATGTGAAAACGGTTGTAGATGCTCACCACGGTTATATTCGTCTTATCAGAAGTGAGCTTAAAAAAGGCAGTGAATTTGAATTATTTTTTCCATTCAACCTTAATACAAAATAA
- a CDS encoding magnesium transporter CorA family protein, with protein sequence MIETIDFGNFKWKHILNPTEENYKYLMDNFHFHPLDIEDCRSKVQRPKIDVYDDYYFLILHFPYFDKANKYLNLREVKIFWGKNYIITIGNSHWVVKQFFNKVYENPDFLKAELSSQTSDALLYKILEQLMKETLLLTDRIGNDVEQISTVLFREKPERIIEQISVTRKNIILVDTIFKPQLRLFHKFESGDIKGFAEDMEEYWGNILDYYQKTWDMIEDYQELIEGLSKTYDSLQANRINEIIKVLTLISTILLPITFITSLYGMNIGLPFQGRSEAFLIVSGMMVVIVAALLVYFRKKRWM encoded by the coding sequence ATGATAGAAACAATTGATTTCGGCAATTTTAAGTGGAAGCACATTCTTAATCCTACTGAGGAAAATTACAAATACCTCATGGATAATTTTCATTTCCACCCATTGGACATTGAAGACTGCCGGAGTAAGGTTCAACGTCCCAAAATAGACGTTTATGACGATTACTATTTTTTAATACTTCATTTTCCTTATTTCGATAAAGCAAACAAATATCTTAACCTGAGAGAAGTAAAAATATTCTGGGGCAAGAATTACATTATTACTATCGGAAATTCGCATTGGGTGGTAAAGCAGTTTTTTAATAAGGTTTATGAGAACCCTGATTTTTTAAAAGCCGAGCTGAGCTCTCAAACCAGTGACGCTTTATTATACAAGATACTGGAACAGCTGATGAAAGAAACGCTGCTGCTGACCGATCGCATCGGGAATGACGTTGAGCAGATAAGCACTGTGCTGTTCCGCGAGAAACCCGAGCGCATAATCGAACAGATTTCTGTTACGCGGAAGAATATCATCCTTGTTGATACCATTTTCAAACCTCAGCTTCGTTTGTTCCATAAATTTGAATCGGGCGATATCAAGGGTTTTGCAGAAGATATGGAAGAATACTGGGGAAACATCCTCGACTATTACCAGAAAACGTGGGATATGATTGAAGACTATCAGGAGCTGATAGAAGGATTGTCTAAAACCTATGATTCCTTGCAGGCAAATCGTATCAACGAGATTATCAAAGTTCTCACCCTTATTTCAACCATACTGCTCCCAATCACCTTTATTACCAGCCTTTATGGTATGAATATAGGCCTGCCGTTTCAGGGACGCAGCGAAGCATTCCTGATAGTTTCCGGCATGATGGTCGTTATCGTTGCCGCACTTTTAGTGTATTTCAGAAAAAAAAGATGGATGTAG
- a CDS encoding leucine-rich repeat domain-containing protein has translation MINPACRKIICNRVFIPALFIVFAIGRVMGQPMDSAVLSTQKVFYSLEEAMKNPDNVYRLNLQKKKLSEIPAGVFKLKNLQELQLSRNKISVLPEEISSLKYLQILDLSSNRLVTLPEKMCELTDLRVLNFAHNKIEAMPANIGNLDKLRILNMAVNKLVVLPESIGNLANLKYLVINRNNINEFPETIGGMKSLYYLDIWGSNITRFSDDVSKLKYSLKFLDMRVITMRPEYQEAIQEQLPNTEIYFSKPCNCN, from the coding sequence ATGATAAATCCAGCATGTCGCAAAATAATCTGTAATCGTGTTTTTATCCCGGCATTGTTCATCGTTTTTGCTATTGGACGGGTAATGGGCCAGCCCATGGATTCTGCCGTTCTGTCAACACAAAAGGTGTTTTATTCGCTTGAAGAAGCGATGAAGAATCCTGATAATGTTTATCGGCTTAACCTGCAGAAAAAGAAACTTTCGGAAATTCCGGCCGGTGTTTTTAAATTGAAAAATCTTCAGGAGCTTCAATTGTCGCGGAACAAAATAAGTGTGTTGCCCGAAGAAATAAGCTCCTTGAAATATCTGCAGATTCTTGACCTTTCTTCAAACAGGCTGGTGACTCTGCCTGAAAAAATGTGTGAACTTACCGATTTGAGAGTGTTGAATTTTGCGCACAATAAAATTGAGGCAATGCCTGCAAACATTGGTAATCTCGACAAACTTCGGATACTGAATATGGCTGTGAATAAGCTGGTGGTGCTGCCTGAATCAATCGGAAATCTCGCCAATCTCAAGTATTTGGTAATAAACCGCAATAATATCAATGAATTTCCTGAAACAATTGGTGGTATGAAAAGCCTGTATTATCTGGATATCTGGGGCAGCAACATTACACGATTCTCTGATGATGTGTCAAAGCTGAAATACAGTCTTAAATTTCTTGACATGAGGGTTATAACCATGAGACCCGAATATCAGGAAGCGATACAGGAGCAGTTGCCGAATACCGAAATTTATTTTTCGAAACCCTGTAATTGTAACTAA
- the fbaA gene encoding class II fructose-bisphosphate aldolase — protein MSESILNKVGAGVATGNAVQEIFRIARAGRFALPAVNVVGTNSVNAVMEAAKAVNSPVIIQFSNGGGLFFGGKSLNNAGEKAAIAGSISGAMHIHQMAELYGIPVIIHTDHAARKLLPWIDGLIDASEKHYKAFGKSLFSSHMLDLSEEPLEENIETCKRYLERMSKIGMTLEIELGITGGEEDGVDHSGISSSKLYTQPEDVCYAYEQLMSVSDKFTIAASFGNVHGVYKPGNVKLEPVILHNSQEYICKKLGTVQNPVNFVFHGGSGSEKAQITEAISYGVIKMNIDTDTQWAYWEGIMKFYKKNEGYLQSQIGNPDGDDKPNKKFYDPRAWLREGEKTLVDRLKIAFEDLNAINRN, from the coding sequence ATGTCAGAAAGCATTTTGAACAAGGTTGGCGCCGGCGTTGCTACCGGCAATGCCGTGCAGGAAATTTTCAGGATAGCACGTGCCGGCAGGTTTGCACTTCCCGCAGTCAATGTAGTTGGAACAAACTCGGTAAATGCCGTTATGGAAGCTGCAAAGGCAGTAAATTCGCCTGTTATCATTCAATTCTCCAATGGCGGAGGTCTCTTTTTTGGAGGTAAATCGCTTAACAATGCCGGTGAAAAAGCTGCTATTGCAGGAAGTATCAGCGGTGCAATGCACATTCACCAGATGGCTGAACTGTATGGCATTCCCGTAATTATTCACACCGATCATGCTGCACGTAAGCTTCTTCCATGGATTGACGGACTGATTGATGCCAGCGAAAAACATTATAAAGCTTTTGGCAAATCACTCTTCAGCTCTCACATGCTCGACCTCTCTGAAGAGCCTCTTGAAGAAAATATTGAAACATGCAAACGCTACCTTGAGCGCATGAGCAAAATAGGTATGACGCTCGAAATTGAACTGGGTATAACCGGCGGCGAAGAAGATGGCGTTGACCATTCAGGCATCAGCAGTTCGAAGCTATACACCCAACCCGAAGATGTTTGCTATGCTTACGAACAACTGATGAGTGTCAGCGATAAATTCACAATCGCGGCATCGTTCGGCAATGTTCACGGTGTATACAAACCGGGCAACGTTAAACTCGAACCGGTTATTCTGCATAATTCACAAGAATATATTTGTAAAAAGCTCGGCACTGTTCAAAACCCCGTCAATTTTGTATTCCACGGAGGTTCTGGTTCAGAAAAAGCCCAGATTACCGAAGCTATTTCATATGGTGTGATAAAAATGAATATCGACACCGATACACAATGGGCTTACTGGGAAGGCATCATGAAATTTTACAAAAAGAATGAAGGCTACCTGCAGAGTCAGATTGGCAATCCCGATGGTGACGACAAACCCAATAAAAAATTCTACGATCCTCGTGCATGGCTCAGAGAAGGCGAGAAAACCCTGGTTGACAGGCTTAAAATTGCGTTCGAAGATTTAAATGCTATCAACAGAAATTAA
- the gltX gene encoding glutamate--tRNA ligase: MEQKVRVRFAPSPTGPLHIGGVRTALYNYLFARKHGGTFILRIEDTDQTRYVQGAENYIIEALEWCGIIFDEGVSKGGIHAPYRQSERKDMYRGYADAMVADGHAYYAFDTPEELDTARKEKESRKETFQYDQSVRMNMRNSLTLSSDDVKGRIAQGDHYVIRILMPENEDVIVHDLIRGDVVVNTSKLDDKVLFKSDGMPTYHLANVVDDHLMEITHVIRGEEWLPSAPLHVLLYRYLGWDGTIPKFAHLPLLLKPDGQGKLSKRDGDRLGFPVFPLNWISPENGELSSGYRESGYFPEAVVNILALLGWNPGTEQELFTMEEMVQAFSLEKVGKHGSKFDPEKAKWFNHQYLQKKTDEELATLFTPVLKEKEINAELSFVTAVCALVKHRVNFIHELWNQSYFFFAAPTTYDEKTVKDKWKPELVLPIQTIASIINDANPFDAVVTKQAVMDFIKENQLNTGHVMNALRLLIVGAALGPDLFEIIKLIGKEEAVRRINNGIERL; the protein is encoded by the coding sequence ATGGAACAGAAAGTGAGAGTGAGATTTGCACCAAGTCCTACGGGACCATTGCATATAGGTGGTGTAAGAACCGCATTGTACAATTATTTATTTGCCCGAAAACATGGTGGCACTTTTATTTTACGTATTGAAGATACAGACCAGACACGCTATGTGCAGGGTGCCGAAAATTATATTATTGAAGCCCTTGAATGGTGCGGAATAATTTTTGACGAAGGTGTTTCGAAAGGCGGTATTCATGCACCTTACCGGCAGTCGGAACGAAAAGACATGTACCGTGGATATGCCGATGCCATGGTAGCTGATGGCCACGCCTACTATGCCTTTGATACTCCTGAGGAACTGGATACTGCTCGCAAGGAAAAGGAATCGCGTAAAGAAACATTTCAGTATGATCAGAGTGTTCGTATGAATATGCGAAATTCTCTCACACTTTCTTCGGATGATGTGAAGGGAAGGATTGCACAAGGAGACCATTATGTTATCCGTATTCTCATGCCCGAAAACGAGGACGTTATTGTACATGACCTGATACGTGGCGATGTAGTTGTTAATACGTCGAAGCTGGACGATAAAGTACTGTTCAAATCAGACGGTATGCCTACGTATCACCTCGCTAATGTTGTTGACGATCACCTGATGGAGATTACGCACGTGATAAGGGGCGAGGAATGGCTTCCTTCGGCTCCGCTTCATGTATTATTGTACCGATATCTTGGATGGGACGGAACCATTCCTAAATTTGCGCACTTGCCGTTGCTTCTTAAACCCGACGGACAGGGCAAACTGAGTAAACGCGACGGAGACCGTCTTGGTTTTCCTGTATTTCCTCTTAACTGGATCAGTCCGGAAAACGGTGAGTTATCTTCAGGCTACCGCGAATCAGGTTATTTTCCGGAAGCGGTGGTGAACATTCTTGCACTGCTTGGCTGGAATCCGGGCACAGAGCAGGAATTATTCACTATGGAAGAAATGGTGCAGGCTTTCTCACTGGAGAAGGTGGGCAAACACGGCTCCAAGTTCGATCCTGAAAAGGCGAAATGGTTCAATCATCAATATCTGCAGAAAAAAACGGATGAAGAACTGGCAACTTTGTTTACGCCGGTTTTGAAAGAAAAAGAAATTAATGCTGAATTATCGTTTGTAACAGCTGTTTGTGCATTGGTAAAACACCGTGTAAATTTCATTCACGAGTTATGGAACCAGTCTTATTTCTTTTTTGCGGCACCAACAACATACGACGAAAAAACCGTAAAAGATAAATGGAAACCGGAGCTTGTATTGCCAATACAAACTATTGCTTCAATAATTAATGATGCAAATCCTTTTGATGCCGTGGTTACAAAACAGGCGGTGATGGACTTTATCAAAGAAAATCAGCTGAACACCGGACATGTAATGAATGCGCTGCGATTGCTTATTGTGGGAGCCGCGCTTGGTCCCGACCTTTTCGAAATCATAAAGCTGATAGGAAAAGAAGAAGCTGTACGCAGAATCAATAACGGTATTGAAAGATTATAA